One window of the Brevundimonas goettingensis genome contains the following:
- a CDS encoding M14 family metallopeptidase, with translation MPSFSRRLVPAGLAAVLAATSVLGAAPALSQTSASATAPASVPLIPGADYDASVPSVAQALGYDSGARISRAADVRRYFEALRAAAPDRVAMGDYATTHEGRPVFWAAVGSAANIARLDQIKANSRALADARVTSPERARAIIADQPVIVWLMYSVHGDEISPADAAMAAARHLLASRDPAVQQWLANTVVVFVPTQNPDGRERFLNSNASGFGTEPNPDPLSAERDQLWPGGRFNHDLFDLNRDWFIQTQPETRGQAAAVRDWRPQVLVDAHEMGTDETFFFPPEAQPLNPWIYPATLESRELIGRNTARRFDQNGIPYFNRQVFDAFYPGYGDGWPGYLGAISMTYEQGSARGLAARRSSGEILTYRDTVRNHFVASLSTIEAASANHDRLLNNFYAYGADGVSGRGAYVLSRSAWDPGEADRLAGLLVASGVEVGKAEAGFSACGKSYPAGSYVVNLSQPQRRMAEVLLAKDVAVPAAFLAEQERRRARGLGDEIYDVTAWSLPLMFNTPADRCASAPVVNVTAATTDRVIPRGIADVDAAYGFLVAPGFGASQLMASALRQGVAMRTMDKPFTHAGRRWPAGTLVIPRAGNPADLTAKMTSWAATTGAEVVGAAESWNSDGPSFGSGDAVAVRAPRIALAWGDPTDPTAVGATRYVLEREFGYPVTVVRTNNLADADLSAFQVIVLPQGGSYRGVLGDAGAKHLKEWVDNGGTLIGLGSATRFLTDPASDMLASRRENAAEAGDGSGASDKARVDGQLIASLADYEKQVGDSQHGPASVAGVLARADVDPDHWLSAGVAPSLNVLVGGSDIYTPLKVGEGTNVARFASADDLLMSGQLWAQNRAQLAFKPAIMATSSGRGWIIGFAQDPTTRGYLDGMKVIFANAVFRGPAHASPNW, from the coding sequence ATGCCGTCTTTTTCGCGCCGTCTCGTTCCGGCCGGCCTCGCCGCCGTCCTCGCCGCCACGTCTGTTCTGGGCGCCGCCCCTGCCCTGTCGCAGACCAGCGCATCCGCGACGGCGCCCGCATCGGTCCCGCTGATCCCCGGCGCCGATTATGACGCCAGTGTCCCGTCCGTGGCCCAGGCGCTCGGCTATGACAGCGGCGCCCGGATCAGCCGCGCCGCCGACGTCCGCCGCTATTTCGAGGCCCTGCGCGCCGCCGCCCCCGACCGCGTCGCCATGGGCGACTACGCCACCACCCACGAAGGCCGCCCGGTGTTCTGGGCCGCCGTCGGTTCGGCCGCCAACATCGCCCGGCTGGACCAGATCAAGGCCAACTCCCGCGCCCTCGCCGACGCCCGCGTCACCTCGCCCGAGCGCGCCCGCGCCATCATCGCCGACCAACCCGTGATCGTCTGGCTGATGTATTCGGTGCACGGCGACGAGATCAGCCCCGCCGACGCCGCCATGGCCGCCGCCCGCCACCTGCTGGCCTCACGCGATCCGGCCGTCCAGCAATGGCTGGCCAACACCGTCGTCGTCTTCGTCCCGACCCAGAACCCCGACGGGCGCGAACGCTTCCTGAACTCCAATGCCTCGGGCTTCGGCACCGAGCCCAACCCTGACCCCCTCTCGGCGGAGCGCGATCAGCTCTGGCCCGGCGGCCGCTTCAACCACGACCTTTTCGACCTGAACCGGGACTGGTTCATCCAGACCCAACCGGAGACACGCGGTCAGGCCGCCGCCGTGCGCGACTGGCGGCCGCAGGTGCTGGTCGACGCCCATGAGATGGGCACCGACGAGACCTTCTTCTTCCCGCCCGAGGCCCAGCCGCTGAACCCGTGGATCTATCCGGCGACGCTGGAGAGCCGCGAGCTGATCGGCCGCAACACCGCCCGGCGGTTCGACCAGAACGGCATCCCCTATTTCAACCGCCAGGTCTTCGACGCATTCTATCCGGGCTATGGCGACGGCTGGCCGGGCTACCTCGGCGCCATCTCCATGACCTATGAGCAGGGCTCGGCCCGGGGTCTGGCGGCGCGCCGTTCGTCGGGCGAGATTCTGACCTATCGCGACACCGTCCGGAACCACTTCGTCGCCTCGCTTTCGACCATAGAGGCGGCCTCGGCCAACCACGACCGGCTGCTCAACAATTTCTACGCCTACGGCGCCGACGGCGTGTCGGGACGCGGCGCGTATGTTCTGTCGCGCTCGGCCTGGGATCCGGGCGAGGCCGATCGTCTGGCGGGCCTGCTGGTCGCCTCGGGCGTCGAGGTCGGCAAGGCCGAGGCCGGCTTCTCGGCCTGCGGCAAGTCCTATCCGGCCGGCTCCTATGTCGTGAACCTCAGCCAGCCCCAGCGCCGCATGGCCGAGGTCCTGCTGGCGAAGGACGTCGCCGTCCCCGCCGCCTTCCTGGCCGAACAGGAGCGCCGTCGCGCCCGAGGCCTGGGCGACGAGATCTATGACGTCACCGCCTGGTCCCTGCCACTGATGTTCAATACCCCGGCCGACCGCTGCGCCTCGGCCCCCGTCGTCAATGTTACCGCCGCCACCACCGACAGGGTCATCCCGCGCGGGATCGCCGATGTGGACGCCGCCTACGGCTTCCTCGTCGCCCCCGGCTTCGGCGCGAGCCAGCTGATGGCCTCGGCCTTGCGTCAGGGCGTCGCCATGCGGACCATGGACAAGCCCTTCACCCACGCCGGCCGCCGCTGGCCCGCCGGAACCCTCGTCATCCCCCGCGCCGGCAATCCGGCCGACCTGACCGCGAAGATGACCAGCTGGGCCGCCACGACCGGCGCCGAGGTCGTGGGCGCGGCCGAGAGCTGGAACTCCGACGGCCCGAGCTTCGGCTCCGGCGACGCCGTCGCCGTGCGCGCCCCGCGCATCGCCCTGGCCTGGGGCGATCCCACCGACCCGACGGCCGTCGGCGCCACCCGCTATGTGCTGGAGCGCGAGTTCGGCTATCCGGTCACGGTGGTGCGCACCAACAACCTGGCCGACGCCGACCTCTCGGCCTTCCAGGTGATCGTCCTGCCCCAGGGCGGCAGTTACAGGGGTGTCCTCGGCGACGCGGGCGCCAAACACCTGAAGGAATGGGTAGACAACGGCGGCACCCTGATCGGCCTCGGCTCGGCGACCCGCTTCCTGACCGACCCCGCCTCCGACATGCTGGCCTCGCGCCGCGAGAACGCCGCCGAGGCCGGCGACGGCTCCGGCGCCTCCGACAAGGCCCGCGTCGACGGCCAGCTCATCGCCAGCCTCGCCGACTATGAGAAACAGGTCGGCGACAGCCAGCACGGCCCGGCCTCGGTCGCCGGCGTTCTCGCCCGCGCCGATGTCGATCCCGACCACTGGCTCTCGGCCGGCGTTGCCCCCTCGCTCAACGTCCTCGTCGGCGGCAGCGACATCTACACCCCGCTCAAGGTCGGCGAGGGGACCAATGTCGCCCGCTTCGCCTCGGCGGACGACCTGCTGATGTCCGGCCAGCTCTGGGCCCAGAACCGCGCCCAGCTGGCCTTCAAGCCCGCCATCATGGCGACGTCTTCGGGCCGGGGCTGGATCATCGGCTTCGCCCAGGACCCGACCACCCGCGGCTATCTGGACGGGATGAAGGTCATCTTCGCCAACGCCGTCTTCCGCGGCCCGGCCCACGCCAGTCCCAACTGGTAG
- a CDS encoding helix-turn-helix transcriptional regulator: MPNRDLSLGEHFAGLLSERDPDLRWKVLIKGLAGMGLDQVNYAFLDMAAYDRMEARGDPAMSTMRSDWIEYYTERMYDMRDPLVGHIRSARYDPVVFETATHYGPSQILNEADEAGLAGGILIPLPGAPGTFGPGAGIVMGSGMDPAECRRLLEEHGPSLVSVAHLFHAGAVGEMMRRRYGAAKLTARERDCLQAVARGRRVSAIAHDLVLAEVTVGLHLKNARQKLGARSLPEAVARALLFQQIEVA, encoded by the coding sequence ATGCCGAACAGAGACCTGTCACTGGGTGAGCATTTCGCCGGCCTGCTGTCCGAACGGGACCCGGACCTGCGCTGGAAGGTGCTGATCAAGGGTTTGGCCGGGATGGGGCTGGATCAGGTCAACTACGCCTTCCTCGACATGGCCGCCTACGACCGGATGGAGGCGCGCGGCGACCCGGCCATGTCGACCATGCGGTCGGACTGGATCGAGTACTACACCGAGCGGATGTACGACATGCGCGATCCGCTGGTCGGCCATATCCGGTCGGCGCGGTACGATCCCGTGGTGTTCGAGACCGCCACCCACTACGGCCCCTCGCAGATCCTGAACGAGGCCGACGAGGCCGGGCTGGCGGGCGGCATACTGATCCCCCTGCCCGGGGCGCCGGGGACGTTCGGGCCGGGCGCCGGGATCGTCATGGGCTCGGGCATGGACCCCGCCGAGTGCCGTCGGTTGCTCGAGGAGCACGGCCCGAGCCTGGTGTCGGTGGCGCATCTGTTTCACGCCGGGGCTGTGGGCGAGATGATGAGGCGGCGCTACGGGGCGGCGAAACTGACCGCGCGCGAACGCGACTGTCTGCAGGCGGTGGCCAGGGGGCGGCGGGTCAGCGCCATCGCTCATGACCTCGTGCTCGCCGAGGTCACGGTCGGTCTGCATCTGAAGAACGCACGCCAGAAACTGGGCGCGCGCAGCCTGCCCGAGGCCGTCGCCCGGGCCCTGCTGTTCCAGCAGATCGAAGTCGCTTGA
- a CDS encoding helix-turn-helix transcriptional regulator encodes MGDPRLGSRLKAIRTEAGLTQAELADRAGVSRKTINTVENGVFIPSTLLALSLARALGTTVEALFYLAD; translated from the coding sequence GTGGGTGACCCGCGTCTAGGCTCCAGACTGAAGGCGATCCGGACCGAGGCGGGGCTGACCCAGGCCGAACTGGCCGACCGGGCCGGGGTGTCGAGGAAGACCATCAATACCGTCGAAAACGGGGTCTTCATCCCCTCGACCTTGCTCGCCCTCAGCCTTGCCCGGGCCTTGGGGACCACGGTCGAAGCCCTGTTCTACCTGGCTGACTAG
- a CDS encoding methylated-DNA--[protein]-cysteine S-methyltransferase: MSLTFYRAIIDSPIQPLAIAFDEAGALRALSFEAKGDSLRATMAREYPGVALVEAPVPAAMAEAFAAYFAGDRAALERIPWSLEGAAGEGGFQARVWVELTRVPAGQTISYAEMAKRAGGSGPEAARAAGVALNRNPIALVLACHRVVGADGAMTGFGGGLERKTWLLRHEGALLI, translated from the coding sequence ATGAGCCTGACCTTCTATCGCGCGATCATCGACAGTCCGATCCAGCCGCTGGCTATCGCCTTCGATGAGGCGGGGGCGCTGCGGGCGCTCAGTTTCGAAGCGAAGGGCGACAGTCTGCGCGCGACGATGGCGCGGGAATATCCGGGCGTGGCCCTGGTCGAGGCGCCGGTTCCGGCGGCGATGGCCGAGGCGTTCGCGGCCTATTTCGCCGGCGACCGGGCGGCGCTGGAGCGCATCCCCTGGTCGCTGGAAGGGGCGGCGGGCGAGGGCGGGTTTCAGGCGCGGGTCTGGGTCGAGCTGACCCGCGTTCCGGCTGGCCAGACGATCAGCTATGCCGAGATGGCGAAGCGGGCCGGCGGCTCTGGCCCCGAGGCCGCGCGCGCCGCCGGAGTGGCGCTGAACCGCAATCCCATCGCCCTGGTGCTCGCGTGCCACCGGGTGGTCGGCGCCGACGGCGCCATGACCGGCTTTGGCGGCGGGCTGGAGCGTAAGACCTGGCTGCTGCGCCACGAGGGCGCGCTGTTGATCTAG
- a CDS encoding PadR family transcriptional regulator, producing the protein MTPDPELFESMRLELRRGSLVLAVLARLREERYGYTLRQALAGDGLEMEESTLYPLLRRLESQGLLVSEWREEEKRKKRFYRLSPMGEAMLSALADEWRGINASLDKIL; encoded by the coding sequence ATGACCCCCGATCCCGAACTGTTCGAAAGCATGAGGCTGGAGCTGCGGCGTGGGTCGCTGGTCCTGGCCGTGCTCGCCCGGCTGCGGGAGGAGCGCTACGGCTATACCCTGCGTCAGGCCTTGGCCGGGGACGGGCTGGAGATGGAGGAATCGACCCTCTATCCGCTGCTGCGCCGGCTCGAGAGCCAGGGGCTTCTGGTCTCGGAATGGCGTGAGGAGGAGAAGCGCAAGAAGCGCTTCTACCGCCTGTCGCCGATGGGCGAGGCCATGCTTTCGGCCCTGGCTGACGAATGGCGCGGCATCAACGCCTCGCTCGACAAGATTCTCTGA
- a CDS encoding isocitrate lyase/PEP mutase family protein: MTKFRDLHASGLLILPNAWDAASAVVARAAGAKAVATTSAGVAWALGWPDGAEGQAAPPEGELLAALERIVRVAGVPVSADCEAGFSDDPAEAAGFIRRVIETGAAGINIEDGAGSAEGLADKIAAIRAAVGPELFINARCDLWLRGNGPVEGRLEEAARRTALYREAGADGLFMPGVTDEPTIRELVGFGLPLNLLARTALPGAAALEGMGVRRLSAGSNMSAAAYGTADRLTRAFLADGLSGPQVEAAMDYGALNALMSGG, encoded by the coding sequence ATGACCAAATTTCGCGACCTGCACGCCTCGGGTCTGTTGATCCTGCCCAATGCCTGGGATGCGGCCAGCGCGGTGGTGGCGCGGGCGGCGGGGGCGAAGGCGGTGGCGACGACCAGCGCGGGCGTGGCCTGGGCCTTGGGCTGGCCCGACGGGGCGGAAGGGCAGGCTGCGCCGCCCGAGGGCGAGCTGCTCGCCGCGCTGGAACGGATCGTGCGGGTGGCGGGCGTGCCCGTCAGCGCGGACTGCGAGGCGGGTTTCTCTGACGATCCGGCCGAGGCGGCGGGCTTCATTCGCCGGGTGATCGAGACGGGCGCCGCCGGCATCAATATCGAGGACGGCGCCGGGTCGGCGGAGGGGCTGGCCGACAAGATCGCGGCCATCCGGGCGGCGGTGGGGCCGGAGCTTTTCATCAACGCCCGCTGCGACCTGTGGCTGAGAGGGAACGGGCCGGTCGAAGGGCGTCTGGAGGAGGCGGCGCGGCGCACGGCCCTGTATCGCGAAGCCGGGGCCGACGGCCTGTTCATGCCGGGGGTGACGGACGAGCCGACGATCCGCGAACTGGTCGGGTTCGGCCTGCCGCTGAACCTGCTGGCGCGGACGGCCCTGCCGGGGGCGGCGGCGCTGGAGGGGATGGGGGTGCGCAGGCTGAGCGCCGGATCGAATATGTCGGCCGCCGCCTATGGGACGGCCGACCGACTGACGCGGGCGTTTCTGGCCGATGGGCTTTCGGGGCCGCAGGTCGAGGCGGCCATGGACTATGGGGCGCTGAACGCCCTGATGAGCGGCGGATGA